A genomic region of Kluyveromyces marxianus DMKU3-1042 DNA, complete genome, chromosome 5 contains the following coding sequences:
- the CAR1 gene encoding arginase, protein MTMTTEITTPHFDFFDEKKVGIVLAPFSGGQPKSGVENGPKYLMKQGLRHDLETLGWTTSVEEPLQDKDFEARKNDASDVHGIVKRPNLVGEASQLVYQSVKKVAQEGKLALTLGGDHSIAIGSVAGVFDQYPNAGLLWIDAHADINTPSSTESGNLHGCPVSFLMGLDAKNTPPSLQWIPKCLDPKKIAYIGLRDVDAGERQILKENGIAAFSMYHVDRFGLNKVIEMALEKVCPNGDEPIMVSYDVDAIDPLYVPATGTPVRGGLTLREGLFLVERIAETGRLIALDVVECNPELAAHDGHVVDTITTGCAIARCALGETLL, encoded by the coding sequence ATGACAATGACAACAGAAATTACAACTCCACATTTtgacttctttgatgaaaagaaagttggTATCGTGTTGGCACCTTTCTCTGGTGGTCAACCAAAATCTGGTGTTGAAAATGGTCCAAagtatttgatgaaacaaGGTTTAAGACATGATCTAGAAACCTTGGGATGGACGACTAGTGTGGAAGAACCATTACAAGACAAAGATTTCGAAGCGCGCAAGAATGATGCTAGTGATGTACATGGGATTGTGAAGAGACCAAATTTAGTCGGTGAAGCCAGTCAGTTGGTTTATCAATCCGTTAAAAAAGTTGCCCAAGAGGGCAAACTAGCCCTCACTCTAGGTGGTGACCATTCGATTGCCATTGGTTCAGTGGCGGGTGTATTCGACCAATACCCAAATGCCGGTTTGCTATGGATTGACGCTCATGCTGATATTAACACCCCATCCTCTACGGAGTCTGGGAACCTCCATGGCTGCCCAGTTTCATTCTTGATGGGTCTTGACGCTAAGAACACTCCACCTTCATTACAATGGATTCCAAAATGTCTAGATCCAAAGAAGATTGCGTATATTGGTCTAAGAGACGTTGACGCTGGCGAAAGACAAatcttgaaggaaaatgGCATTGCAGCTTTCTCAATGTATCATGTAGATAGATTTGGCTTGAACAAAGTTATTGAGATGGCTCTAGAAAAGGTGTGTCCGAATGGAGATGAACCAATCATGGTCTCTTACGATGTTGACGCTATTGACCCTCTATACGTTCCAGCTACAGGTACTCCAGTAAGAGGTGGTTTGACTCTAAGAGAAGGTCTTTTCTTGGTAGAAAGAATAGCAGAAACTGGTAGGCTAATTGCtcttgatgttgttgaatGTAACCCAGAATTGGCTGCACATGATGGTCATGTTGTAGATACAATTACTACTGGATGTGCCATCGCCAGATGTGCTCTTGGTGAAACACTATTATGA
- the PEX25 gene encoding Pex25p: MSDDFYKPSNTMDSSMGSGAFELISEKVEAISIPNVSSPSREIIEVETNVETIPKSRISEEKMGRVINRMAILKAVFGTLIGKDRVAKISKYVIDLLLLFIKSSTYNNNISLDIDRYSKLFSNNNILSIVQNPKLAMRIIVSKSSKLFLEKGTLVSSQLSFYRQIMRCGYTPFRLHHWYHKFLDTLHAAQKSKDLHSQSVVWYKEWWNEDTLSDFIDLYYGIMDELMLLHKLRLWSNKRMYSWVSKHEALSWYYDIILGLKKNWEKLQSIKQKEFELKIQYQVRQRALELSSKLNESSTSSSYIDGSASLVKQNIIESFKQSNLDLEQEMVAKLQSYQHDKRIIKFDLIRLFFDFLADSTDVFGMKTPPGTYAALSLCSGVLGFSKLWVQAEEDLKK; encoded by the coding sequence ATGAGTGATGATTTTTATAAACCCTCTAATACAATGGATAGCAGTATGGGGTCTGGAGCATTCGAACTAATATCCGAAAAAGTAGAGGCTATTTCAATCCCCAATGTTTCATCCCCAAGCCGTGAAATTATCGAAGTAGAAACGAATGTGGAAACAATACCCAAATCCAGGATCTccgaagaaaaaatgggtAGAGTTATAAACAGGATGGCCATACTAAAGGCTGTATTCGGGACATTGATAGGAAAAGACCGAGTAGCAAAAATTTCCAAATATGTTATAGATTTGTTACTTTTGTTTATCAAAAGTTCAAcatataataacaacataTCCTTGGATATCGATCGCTATTCCAAGTTATTCTCTAACAATAATATCCTTTCAATAGTTCAGAATCCTAAATTAGCTATGCGGATAATCGTATCGAAATCATCAAAATTATTCCTTGAGAAGGGTACTCTCGTGAGTAGCCAGTTGAGTTTCTATCGCCAAATAATGAGATGCGGCTATACCCCATTTAGACTCCACCATTGGTATCACAAATTTCTAGATACCCTTCATGCTGCCCAAAAGTCAAAGGACCTTCACTCTCAAAGTGTAGTGTGGTATAAGGAATGGTGGAATGAAGATACCCTTTCCGATTTCATTGATTTGTACTACGGTATAATGGATGAACTAATGCTATTGCATAAATTGAGACTCTGGTCAAATAAAAGAATGTACTCCTGGGTTTCGAAACATGAAGCTCTTTCCTGGTATTATGATATCATTTTGGgattgaagaaaaactgGGAAAAGCTTCAATCGATTAAACAgaaagaatttgaattaAAAATCCAGTATCAGGTTCGCCAACGTGCATTAGAGTTATCATCGAAATTAAACGAATCatccacttcttcttcttatatTGATGGGAGCGCATCCTTAGTTAAACAAAATATCATCGAAAGCTTCAAACAGAGTAATTTAGATTTGGAACAGGAAATGGTAGCTAAGTTGCAATCATATCAACATGACAAACGCATAATCAAGTTTGACCTAATACGGCTATTCTTCGATTTCCTTGCAGATTCAACAGATGTGTTCGGGATGAAGACTCCACCTGGAACATATGCAGCGCTATCACTATGCTCCGGTGTTCTTGGCTTCTCAAAATTATGGGTCcaagctgaagaagatttgaaaaagtaG